A region of Rattus rattus isolate New Zealand chromosome 7, Rrattus_CSIRO_v1, whole genome shotgun sequence DNA encodes the following proteins:
- the Wdr89 gene encoding WD repeat-containing protein 89 isoform X1, with translation MSFISVDASTDMEKIEDQFANLHILRRSSELKEPTYLLGIDTSKTVPAEKGGLVAVLCSNGSIRIYDKETLNLLREFSGSPGLLNGVRFANSCDNVYSASTDGTVKCWDARLASEKPAQLFKGYPSNIFISFDVNCKDHIICAGAEKVEDDALLVFWDARFTSQDLSTRDPLGAYSETHSDDITQVRFHPSNPNMVVSGSTDGLVNVFDLSVDNEEDALVATCNSVSSVSCIGWCGRDYKQIYCMTHDEGFCWWDLNHLDTDEPITCLNIQDVRDVTDVKEGHLDYLIGGLYHEKMDRLFVIGGTNLGKIHLLSCTKTGLSHVTSLQGGHAATVRSFCWTVSEDSLLTGGEDAQLLLWKPGAVEKTFTKKDSLKIASSVQQRVRVHSSDSYKKRKQQ, from the exons ATG AGTTTTATATCCGTGGATGCTTCTACTGACATGGAGAAGATTGAGGACCAGTTTGCTAATCTGCATATTCTTAGACGGTCCTCGGAACTGAAAGAGCCCACTTACCTGCTGGGCATAGACACATCAAAGACTGTACCAGCAGAAAAAGGAGGCTTGGTTGCTGTTCTGTGTTCAAACGGGTCGATAAGAATATATGATAAAGAGACACTAAATCTGCTACGAGAATTCAGCGGCTCCCCTGGGCTTCTTAACGGAGTCAGATTTGCAAATTCCTGTGACAATGTCTATTCTGCAAGCACAGATGGCACTGTAAAGTGTTGGGACGCTCGGTTAGCTAGTGAAAAGCCCGCGCAGTTGTTCAAGGGTTACCCTTCCaatatttttatcagttttgATGTCAACTGCAAAGATCATATCATTTGTGCTGGTGCAGAAAAGGTCGAGGACGATGCGTTGCTGGTATTTTGGGACGCAAGGTTCACATCTCAGGATTTGTCTACTCGAGACCCACTCGGAGCCTATTCAGAGACACACAGTGACGATATCACTCAGGTGCGTTTCCATCCCAGCAATCCCAACATGGTTGTCTCGGGCTCAACTGATGGTCTGGTGAATGTGTTTGATCTCAGTGTTGATAATGAAGAGGATGCGCTGGTTGCCACCTGTAACTCCGTTTCATCAGTGAGCTGTATAGGTTGGTGTGGAAGAGATTATAAACAAATTTACTGCATGACGCACGACGAAGGGTTTTGTTGGTGGGATCTTAATCATCTGGATACAGATGAACCGATTACATGTTTGAACATCCAGGATGTGAGAGACGTAACCGACGTGAAAGAAGGCCATTTGGACTATCTGATTGGTGGCCTGTATCATGAGAAGATGGACAGACTGTTTGTTATTGGAGGGACCAACCTCGGAAAGATTCACTTGCTGAGCTGCACCAAGACAGGACTGAGCCACGTGACCAGCCTTCAGGGCGGGCACGCAGCCACGGTCCGTTCTTTCTGTTGGACCGTGTCTGAGGACTCTTTGCTGACCGGAGGAGAAGATGCACAGCTATTGCTTTGGAAGCCTGGGGCTGTGGAGAAGACTTTCACAAAGAAAGACAGCTTGAAAATTGCATCCTCTGTGCAGCAGCGCGTTCGAGTCCACAGCAGCGATTCTTACAAGAAAAGGAAGCAGCAGTGA
- the Wdr89 gene encoding WD repeat-containing protein 89 isoform X2, protein MEKIEDQFANLHILRRSSELKEPTYLLGIDTSKTVPAEKGGLVAVLCSNGSIRIYDKETLNLLREFSGSPGLLNGVRFANSCDNVYSASTDGTVKCWDARLASEKPAQLFKGYPSNIFISFDVNCKDHIICAGAEKVEDDALLVFWDARFTSQDLSTRDPLGAYSETHSDDITQVRFHPSNPNMVVSGSTDGLVNVFDLSVDNEEDALVATCNSVSSVSCIGWCGRDYKQIYCMTHDEGFCWWDLNHLDTDEPITCLNIQDVRDVTDVKEGHLDYLIGGLYHEKMDRLFVIGGTNLGKIHLLSCTKTGLSHVTSLQGGHAATVRSFCWTVSEDSLLTGGEDAQLLLWKPGAVEKTFTKKDSLKIASSVQQRVRVHSSDSYKKRKQQ, encoded by the coding sequence ATGGAGAAGATTGAGGACCAGTTTGCTAATCTGCATATTCTTAGACGGTCCTCGGAACTGAAAGAGCCCACTTACCTGCTGGGCATAGACACATCAAAGACTGTACCAGCAGAAAAAGGAGGCTTGGTTGCTGTTCTGTGTTCAAACGGGTCGATAAGAATATATGATAAAGAGACACTAAATCTGCTACGAGAATTCAGCGGCTCCCCTGGGCTTCTTAACGGAGTCAGATTTGCAAATTCCTGTGACAATGTCTATTCTGCAAGCACAGATGGCACTGTAAAGTGTTGGGACGCTCGGTTAGCTAGTGAAAAGCCCGCGCAGTTGTTCAAGGGTTACCCTTCCaatatttttatcagttttgATGTCAACTGCAAAGATCATATCATTTGTGCTGGTGCAGAAAAGGTCGAGGACGATGCGTTGCTGGTATTTTGGGACGCAAGGTTCACATCTCAGGATTTGTCTACTCGAGACCCACTCGGAGCCTATTCAGAGACACACAGTGACGATATCACTCAGGTGCGTTTCCATCCCAGCAATCCCAACATGGTTGTCTCGGGCTCAACTGATGGTCTGGTGAATGTGTTTGATCTCAGTGTTGATAATGAAGAGGATGCGCTGGTTGCCACCTGTAACTCCGTTTCATCAGTGAGCTGTATAGGTTGGTGTGGAAGAGATTATAAACAAATTTACTGCATGACGCACGACGAAGGGTTTTGTTGGTGGGATCTTAATCATCTGGATACAGATGAACCGATTACATGTTTGAACATCCAGGATGTGAGAGACGTAACCGACGTGAAAGAAGGCCATTTGGACTATCTGATTGGTGGCCTGTATCATGAGAAGATGGACAGACTGTTTGTTATTGGAGGGACCAACCTCGGAAAGATTCACTTGCTGAGCTGCACCAAGACAGGACTGAGCCACGTGACCAGCCTTCAGGGCGGGCACGCAGCCACGGTCCGTTCTTTCTGTTGGACCGTGTCTGAGGACTCTTTGCTGACCGGAGGAGAAGATGCACAGCTATTGCTTTGGAAGCCTGGGGCTGTGGAGAAGACTTTCACAAAGAAAGACAGCTTGAAAATTGCATCCTCTGTGCAGCAGCGCGTTCGAGTCCACAGCAGCGATTCTTACAAGAAAAGGAAGCAGCAGTGA